The Microbacterium forte sequence CAAGGGCACCGGATGCCTGTGTTCGTCGGCACGGTAGACCATCGCCCACTCGTGCAGCCCGAAGCATCCGAACTGACCGGGGCGCGAGGCGGTGCGGCGCAGCATCCGCTCTACCAGATCGGCGAGGTCCGCCTTCTCGCGCGCGAACACGGCGGCATCCGCGATCGCACCGTCTTCGGTCCTGCCGGGGGAGTACCAGCGCCACGTCAGCCGCTCGGGGGCCTGCTCCAGCTCGATCCCGGCGCCCGGGTGCCACCGACGCAGCTGCGCAGGCTTGTAGCTGTAATAGGTGAAGAGGAAGTCCCACACCGGGTGCTTCTCGCCTCGGGCAGCCCGCTCCCTGTGCTCTGCCGTGAGCGCGTCGGCTCTCGCCTGGTGCGCTCGCTCACGCTCCAGCCAGTCGGTCCGCGGAAGCGACGTGATCATGTCAGCGGAGGATGCCGGCTTTGCCGAGCAGGTCACGGAGTCCCGCGCCGTCTTCGGCGCTGACCCACGGGGCGACGCCTTCGGCATGCTGCTCGTGACCGGCGCGTCCACCCGCGAGAACCGCCTCGGCCGGCAGCAGTCGACGGATGGCGACGCCGGCGATCGAATCGGGGTGCTCGTCCATGAACTCCGAATAGATGGACTCGTCGTGCTGGCCGTCGTCGCCGATCAGCAGCCACTTCACGTGCGGGAACTCGGTGGCCAGGCGACGCAGGTTGGTGAGCTTGTGCTCTCGGCCGCTGCGGAACCAACGGTCGTGCGTGGGACCCCAGTCGGTGAGGAGCATGGAGCCTGCAGGGAAGAGGTGGCGCCCGAGGAAGCGCCGGAGCGTGGGGGCCACATTCCAGGCGCCGGTCGACAGGTAGACCATCGGGGCGCCCGGGTACTCGCGCAGCACCTGATCGAGAAGCACGGCCATACCCGGGACGGGGATGCGCGCGTGCTCGTCGACGACGAACGAGTTCCAGGCGGCGATGAACGGACGGGGGAGAGCCGTCACCATCACGGTGTCGTCGACGTCGGAGACCACGCCGAAGTGCGTCGACTCGGCGACGATGAACGCGGTCGTCTCGACCGGATCCTGTCCCTCGACGGAGAACGTGAACGTCTGCCACCCGGGCTCGAGGTCGGCGTGCACGACCGAGTCGATCACCCCGCCTCGGTCAGCGACGACGTAGTGCGTCGAGTCGCCGATCTGCACGGCGACCTTCGCGAAGCTCACCGGGATGCCGACGAAGCTCCGCCAGCCGCGGACGCTCGCCGGCTCGCCGTCTTTCGTGCTCCGCGCGGGCGGGACGATGAGCACGCGTCCGACGACTCGTACCCACCCGGGCCCGCCGTAACCGGGGAAGGGGAGGATGGTCGCGGTACGACCGCGACGGCGCGCTCGTCCCTCGCGCCACACGTGGAGGCGGTGTTCGAGGCGCGCGAACCAGTGGATCCGGGGCGCCGGAGGTGACGAAGCCATTGCTTCAGTCTTTCACGTCGGTCGAGTCCTTCGTGTCGGAGATGTCGAGGTGACGCGACTCGAGGCGCGAGATCACCTTCTTGCCGACGAATACAGCGATGAGGAAGAGCGCGATGATGCCGACGAAGATGTACCCCGCGTAGTGCACCCGGTCGGCGAGCTCATCGAAGCTGCCGGCGGCGAGCGACGTGATGCTCACGTAGGCCGTCGCCCAGAGCAGGCAGGCGGGCGCCGTCCACGCGAGGAACCGGCGGTACGAATAGTGACTCATGCCCACTGTCAGGGGCACGAGAGAATGCAGCACGGGCAGGAAGCGCGAGAGGAAGATCGCGATGCCCCCGCGGCGCGCGAGGTACCGCTCGGCGCGCACCCAGTTCTCCTCACCGACCCGACGACCGACCCAGGAGGCGCGGATGTGGGGGCCGATCCATCGCCCCAGCCAGAAACCGATGCTCTCGCCGATCAACGCGCCGAGCACGACGGAGACGACCATCGCCACGGCCTGAGGGAGGCTGGTGATGCCGATGGATGCGACGAGCACGACCGTGTCGCCGGGGAAGACGAGACCGATCAGAACGCTGGTCTCGAGCATCACGGCGAGCCCCGCGACGAGCGTGCGGGCGACCGGGTCGATGGACCGCATGAAGTCGATCAGCCACGGCACGAACTCGTCCACTCCTTGAGAATACGGGACTCGCCGCGGCCTAGGCTGAGAACGTGCCCGAACCTCTGAGCGCCCGCGTCCTCGGCGACCGGGTGGCGCCCGAAGCGCTCTTCCTCGCGCTCGAGCGTGAGTGCGCAGACGTGTTCTGGCTCGACGCCGGGGCCGATGCGTCCGAAGGATGGAGCTTCATCGGAACCGGCCTTGCGTCGTCATTCCCCGGGGACGTCCGACTGGACGTCGGCACTGCTGCTTCCGACGCGGGCCCGCTGCTGCGGGGAGGGTGGGTCGGGTGGTGCGATTACGAGAGCGGCGCCCGAGCAGCGGGAGCCCCCGTCTCGGAGGCGGCCGACGTGCCGGGCGGGGCCTGGCTGCGGATCTCCCGGCTGGCCGCGTTCGACCATGCGACCGGTGACGTCTGGGTGGCCGCGGCCGAGACGGATCTCGAGGAGTGGGGCGTCTTCGTGACGTACGCCGCGGCGATGACGGCACTCGACGGCGAACCGGCCCTGCATGATGGCGCGTCGAGGCACGTCGAGGCGCGGCACACTCCGACCGAGTACGCCGCACTCATCGAGCGCTGCCGCGAGCTGATCCGGGCGGGAATCGCCTACCAGCTGTGCCTGACCACGCGCTTCACCGTCCCCGGGGTGCACGACGGCGTCGCGGTCTATCGACGACTCCGCGCGGCCACCCCGGCGCATCACGGCGGTTTCATCCGCATCGGCGGTCGCTCGCTGCTCAGTGCCAGCCCAGAGCAGTTCCTCCATGCGGAAGACGGAGTCATCCGCACGCGTCCGATCAAGGGGACGCGACCCCGTGGCCGCGATGACGCGCACGACGCCGCACTCGCGTCCGAGCTCGCCGTCGATGCGAAGGAGCGCGCCGAGAACGTCATGATCGTCGATCTGATGCGCAACGACCTGTCGAGGGTCTGCGAACCGGGGTCGATCCGTGTCGACGCGCTGTGGGCGGTCGAGACCTATCCGGCGGTGCATCAGCTCGTCAGCACTGTCAGCGGCACCGCGGCCGCAGGCACGACGGCGAGTGCCCTCCTCGAGGCATCCTTTCCTGCCGGCAGCATGACAGGCGCGCCGAAGCTCTCGGCGATGACGCGTCTGCACGACCTGGAGGGCGCGCCGCGGGGTGTGTATGCCGGATGCTTCGGGTA is a genomic window containing:
- a CDS encoding App1 family protein, yielding MASSPPAPRIHWFARLEHRLHVWREGRARRRGRTATILPFPGYGGPGWVRVVGRVLIVPPARSTKDGEPASVRGWRSFVGIPVSFAKVAVQIGDSTHYVVADRGGVIDSVVHADLEPGWQTFTFSVEGQDPVETTAFIVAESTHFGVVSDVDDTVMVTALPRPFIAAWNSFVVDEHARIPVPGMAVLLDQVLREYPGAPMVYLSTGAWNVAPTLRRFLGRHLFPAGSMLLTDWGPTHDRWFRSGREHKLTNLRRLATEFPHVKWLLIGDDGQHDESIYSEFMDEHPDSIAGVAIRRLLPAEAVLAGGRAGHEQHAEGVAPWVSAEDGAGLRDLLGKAGILR
- a CDS encoding DedA family protein, giving the protein MDEFVPWLIDFMRSIDPVARTLVAGLAVMLETSVLIGLVFPGDTVVLVASIGITSLPQAVAMVVSVVLGALIGESIGFWLGRWIGPHIRASWVGRRVGEENWVRAERYLARRGGIAIFLSRFLPVLHSLVPLTVGMSHYSYRRFLAWTAPACLLWATAYVSITSLAAGSFDELADRVHYAGYIFVGIIALFLIAVFVGKKVISRLESRHLDISDTKDSTDVKD
- a CDS encoding anthranilate synthase component I family protein, with product MPEPLSARVLGDRVAPEALFLALERECADVFWLDAGADASEGWSFIGTGLASSFPGDVRLDVGTAASDAGPLLRGGWVGWCDYESGARAAGAPVSEAADVPGGAWLRISRLAAFDHATGDVWVAAAETDLEEWGVFVTYAAAMTALDGEPALHDGASRHVEARHTPTEYAALIERCRELIRAGIAYQLCLTTRFTVPGVHDGVAVYRRLRAATPAHHGGFIRIGGRSLLSASPEQFLHAEDGVIRTRPIKGTRPRGRDDAHDAALASELAVDAKERAENVMIVDLMRNDLSRVCEPGSIRVDALWAVETYPAVHQLVSTVSGTAAAGTTASALLEASFPAGSMTGAPKLSAMTRLHDLEGAPRGVYAGCFGYIGDDGALDLAMVIRSIVLDGAEAVVGAGGGITWRSVAASEVAEVATKARAPLSALGAEMPAAWASDILN